Proteins co-encoded in one Bacteroidota bacterium genomic window:
- a CDS encoding VOC family protein: protein MNKVTGIGGIFFKCKDPNKIKEWYKTHLGVDTNDYGATFEWREDADPAKKGSTSWSPFKDTTKYFEPSTKDFMINYRVENLEALVDELKKEGVTVVDAIEAYDYGKFVHILDMEGNKIQLWEPAD, encoded by the coding sequence ATGAATAAAGTAACCGGTATTGGCGGCATTTTCTTCAAATGCAAAGACCCCAACAAAATAAAGGAATGGTATAAAACACATCTTGGTGTCGATACTAACGACTATGGAGCGACGTTTGAGTGGCGAGAAGATGCGGACCCCGCAAAGAAGGGTTCCACCTCCTGGAGTCCATTCAAAGACACAACCAAGTATTTTGAACCCTCAACCAAGGACTTTATGATAAACTACCGGGTTGAGAATCTCGAAGCGCTCGTTGACGAATTGAAAAAGGAAGGCGTCACGGTCGTAGATGCGATAGAGGCTTATGACTATGGTAAATTTGTTCACATCCTCGACATGGAAGGGAACAAGATTCAATTGTGGGAACCCGCTGATTAA
- a CDS encoding DUF4199 domain-containing protein, with translation SVNSLSHGEGNFDYDRSLLIGYASMLIAFSLVFVGIRNYRDKHNEGVISFGKAFKIGIMIVLIASTMYVIAWLIDSAYFIPDFAEKYSSQMLDKLKASGASQIEIEKQTKEMASFVSMSKNPFFNAMMAYIEILPVGLVVTLISSLILKRKSPQT, from the coding sequence ACAGTGTCAACAGCTTAAGCCATGGTGAAGGCAACTTTGATTATGACAGAAGCCTGCTCATCGGGTATGCTTCCATGCTCATCGCCTTTTCACTTGTCTTTGTTGGCATTCGGAATTACAGGGATAAGCACAATGAAGGGGTTATCAGTTTTGGCAAAGCCTTCAAAATAGGGATCATGATTGTCTTGATCGCCTCAACCATGTATGTAATCGCCTGGCTGATCGACTCCGCTTACTTCATACCCGATTTTGCCGAAAAATATTCGTCACAGATGCTTGACAAACTGAAAGCCAGCGGAGCGAGCCAAATAGAAATAGAGAAGCAAACAAAAGAAATGGCAAGCTTCGTCAGCATGTCCAAGAATCCATTTTTCAACGCGATGATGGCTTACATCGAAATCTTGCCTGTCGGTCTGGTAGTTACGCTGATCAGCTCGCTTATTTTGAAAAGAAAATCACCCCAGACTTAA